One segment of Brassica napus cultivar Da-Ae chromosome C3, Da-Ae, whole genome shotgun sequence DNA contains the following:
- the LOC106385491 gene encoding transcription repressor OFP7-like gives MKRFKLKISRILSFKSCRSKDSSDLPFNPVPSLPRRPPPSADPSTTVPKRCRSSFRQHVLTTFGCGSSRRRSSTPLDISRRNSTSVSPPQTPTFQWESEGKWRVIAQEDEGEYETPRRKIYDGDDRRRSVKKERYARRRGSTSSAEEETERESLLPSSTNLSPESSSSGLPRVTRLRRNPPTRKSESSLIAEEKSESSSSPPLSPARLSSFMQRLIPCTATSAVAMEGVAVVKRSEDPYEDFKGSMMEMIVEKNMSEMAELEQLLSCFLTLNAKRHHRAIVRAFSEVWIALFSGGNDGSRRSSVHLSDYDEC, from the coding sequence atgaaacgtTTCAAATTAAAGATATCAAGAATCCTCTCCTTCAAATCGTGCCGTTCAAAAGATTCCTCCGACCTCCCTTTCAATCCTGTCCCTTCACTCCCCCGTCGACCTCCTCCATCAGCTGATCCATCAACCACCGTGCCAAAGCGTTGTCGTTCTTCTTTTAGACAACACGTGTTAACCACTTTCGGCTGCGGCTCAAGTCGGCGACGCTCTTCCACGCCACTGGATATTTCCCGGAGGAACTCAACGTCGGTATCTCCGCCGCAGACGCCGACGTTTCAGTGGGAAAGCGAAGGAAAATGGCGCGTGATTGCTCAAGAAGATGAGGGAGAATACGAAACGCCTCGTCGGAAAATCTACGACGGAGATGACCGTCGGCGTTCAGTGAAGAAAGAAAGATACGCACGGCGGCGAGGGAGCACTTCCTCCGCCGAAGAGGAgacggagagagagagtctCTTGCCATCTTCTACAAACCTCTCGCCGGAAAGTTCCTCTTCCGGTTTGCCACGTGTCACTAGACTACGGAGAAACCCTCCCACGAGAAAAAGCGAGTCGTCTTTGATTGCTGAGGAGAAAAGCGAGTCGTCTTCTTCTCCGCCACTGTCTCCGGCAAGATTGTCGTCGTTCATGCAGAGATTAATCCCGTGCACGGCGACGTCAGCGGTTGCGATGGAAGGAGTGGCGGTGGTGAAGAGATCAGAGGATCCGTACGAAGATTTCAAGGGGTCAATGATGGAGATGATAGTAGAGAAGAACATGTCTGAAATGGCTGAGCTTGAACAGCTTCTCAGCTGCTTCCTAACGCTAAACGCGAAACGCCACCACCGCGCTATTGTTAGAGCGTTTTCTGAGGTTTGGATTGCTTTGTTCTCCGGTGGTAATGACGGCAGCAGAAGGTCCAGTGTTCACCTCTCCGATTATGATGAGTGTTAA
- the LOC106385437 gene encoding vicilin-like seed storage protein At2g18540, translated as MSKFTIIPLCLLTLFLCTNSFSDQNDGVPSSQSPLLVRRHQRTQLVATEFGEISAVHIGEEYTIQFITLEPNALLLPLLLHSDMVFFVHTGSGVLNWLDKEKERTLELKRGDVFRLRYGTVFYLHCNLERDEVPDKLRVYAIFDVGKCLSDQCLGAYSSIRDLLWGFDEKTLRSAFAVPKDVFGRLRDAVKPPLITHAMPKNRTQGSEEETWGSRLAKLFVRVEDVTDHLEMKPVVNKKKKKKSSAYNVFESDPDFENDNGQSIVVDEKDMDALKGSSFGVYMVNLTKGSMMGPHWNPNACEISIVLQGEGMIRVVNHPSYQSKNESERFMVEDGDVFVVPQFYPMAQLSFVNSSFMFMGFSTSAKTNHPQFLVGQNSVLKIFNRDVLATSFNMRYETVERLLGAQKHGLMLECVSCAEVELSRLMREIEERRRREEEEIERRKRKREEARRQEEERRRREEEEAERKRKAEEEARKREEEREREEEAAKRREEERRRREEEEAERKRKEEEEARKREEERKREEEAAKKREEERRKREKEEEEARKREEAREREEEEAKKRDIEERRKREEEEAERKRKAEEEARQREEAREREEEEEKEAARKREEEREKEEEMAKRREEERQRKEREEVERKKREEEAMRREEERKREEEAAKRAEEERRKREEEHKKRPPPQGPQPPIHH; from the exons ATGTCGAAGTTTACGATTATTCCACTATGTCTCCTTACCTTATTCCTCTGCACCAACTCGTTTTCCGACCAAAACGACGGCGTCCCGAGCTCTCAGTCGCCACTTCTGGTCAGAAGGCATCAACGGACGCAGCTCGTTGCTACAGAGTTTGGAGAGATATCAGCAGTACATATCGGAGAAGAATACACTATCCAGTTCATAACATTGGAGCCAAACGCACTcctgcttcctcttcttctccattcCGACATGGTTTTCTTTGTCCACACTG GGAGTGGGGTTTTGAATTGGCTCGACAAGGAGAAAGAGAGGACGCTAGAACTAAAACGAGGAGATGTTTTTAGGCTGCGTTACGGTACAGTTTTCTACCTACATTGCAACTTGGAGAGAGATGAAGTTCCAGATAAGCTTAGAGTTTACGCAATCTTCGATGTCGGGAAGTGTTTATCTGATCAATGTCTAGGAGCGTACTCGAGTATTAGAGACTTGTTATGGGGATTTGATGAGAAAACTCTCCGGTCAGCTTTTGCG GTTCCTAAGGACGTTTTTGGAAGGCTAAGAGATGCTGTGAAGCCTCCGTTGATCACACATGCTATGCCAAAAAACAGAACACAAGGGTCAGAGGAGGAGACGTGGGGATCACGGCTAGCCAAACTCTTTGTCAGAGTTGAAGACGTGACTGATCATTTGGAGATGAAACCGGTTgttaataagaagaagaagaagaagtccagTGCTTACAATGTttttgaatctgatccagactTTGAGAATGACAATGGCCAGAGCATAGTAGTTGACGAGAAGGATATGGATGCTTTAAAGGGTTCAAGTTTTGGAGTTTATATGGTTAATTTAACGAAG GGGTCGATGATGGGGCCTCACTGGAACCCTAATGCTTGTGAGATATCGATTGTGTTACAAGGAGAAGGGATGATTCGGGTTGTTAACCACCCCTCGTATCAAAGCAAGAACGAGAGTGAGAGGTTCATGGTTGAGGATGGGGATGTTTTTGTTGTGCCGCAGTTTTATCCTATGGCTCAGTTGTCTTTCGTAAACAGTTCTTTCATGTTTATGGGATTTAGCACTTCGGCTAAGACGAACCACCCTCAGTTCCTAGTAGGGCAGAACTCGGTTCTGAAGATATTCAACCGGGACGTACTTGCCACGTCTTTCAACATGAGATATGAGACTGTTGAGAGGTTGTTGGGAGCTCAGAAACATGGTTTGATGTTGGAGTGTGTGTCTTGTGCGGAAGTGGAGCTTTCTAGGCTTATGAGAGAGATTGAAGAGAGGAGAAGACGTGAGGAGGAAGAAATTGAgcggagaaagagaaagagagaggaagcCAGGAGACAAGAAGAGGAGAGGAGGAGacgtgaggaagaagaagctgagcGAAAGAGGAAAGCAGAGGAGGAGgcaagaaagagagaagaagaaagggagagagaggaagaggcTGCTAAGAGGCGTGAGGAGGAAAGGAGGAGgcgtgaggaagaagaagctgagagaaaaagaaaagaagaagaggaggcgagaaagagagaagaagaaagaaagagggaggaggaggctgctaaGAAACGAGAAGAAGAGAGGAGGAAAcgtgagaaagaagaagaagaggcaagaaagagagaagaagcaagggagagagaggaggaggaagcCAAGAAACGGGATATCGAAGAAAGGAGGAAgcgtgaggaagaagaagctgagcGTAAAAGAAAAGCAGAAGAGGAAGCAAGACAGAGAGAAGAAGCAagggagagagaggaagaggaagaaaaggAAGCGGctaggaagagagaagaagaaagggaaaaggaagaagagatgGCTAAGAGACGAGAGGAAGAGAGGCAGAGGAAGGAGAGAGAAGAGGTGGAGAGGAAGAAACGTGAAGAGGAAGCtatgagaagagaagaggagagaaagagagaagaagaagctgctAAAAGAGCAGAGGAGGAACGAAGAAAGCGAGAAGAAGAACATAAGAAGAGGCCACCGCCACAAGGCCCACAACCACCTATCCACCACTGA